One part of the Marinobacter sp. M3C genome encodes these proteins:
- a CDS encoding YheV family putative zinc ribbon protein, with amino-acid sequence MPSPKRFIAGAVCPRCAEMDKITMYTDDADEQIRECIACGFTDGISDIEAPAAPELQTRVNKRKNEDDHTVKQVVFFKGGD; translated from the coding sequence ATGCCAAGCCCGAAACGTTTCATCGCCGGAGCCGTTTGCCCCCGTTGTGCGGAGATGGACAAAATCACCATGTACACCGACGACGCGGACGAACAGATCCGCGAATGTATAGCCTGCGGTTTCACCGACGGCATCTCTGACATAGAAGCTCCGGCTGCCCCGGAACTGCAAACCCGCGTGAACAAGCGCAAAAACGAAGACGACCATACGGTTAAGCAGGTGGTGTTTTTCAAAGGTGGGGATTAG
- a CDS encoding Na+/H+ antiporter family protein yields MNAVVAAVLIMLVLSLARIHVVVALIVGAVSGGLIAGMSLNDTIDAFNNGLGGGAKVALSYATLGAFAVAIGKSGLANLLADKILAKVGQSEGSSTAVKSVRYMIIAILVAIALSSQNILPIHIAFIPLVVPPLLYVMAKLKMDRRMVACALTFGLITPYMFIPVGFGGIYLNEILMAKISANGGDVEGLSVMKAMALPALGMLCGLLVAIFITYRGERNYNLNAITRTEKVTTTYKPMTLVMALAAIVVTFVVQLWLGSMILGALAGFLLFNLSGVVKWKEADDLFTEGMKMLAMIGFIMIAASGFAEVMRETGEITTLVQSSVDIIGANKALAALLMLLVGLMITLGIGSSFSTIPIIAALYVPMALEMGFSSMAIIALVGTAGALGDAGSPVSDSTLGPTAGLNADGQHNHIWDSVVPTFLHFNLPLLGFGWVAAMVL; encoded by the coding sequence ATGAATGCCGTTGTTGCTGCGGTGCTGATCATGCTTGTATTAAGCTTGGCCCGCATTCACGTTGTTGTTGCCTTGATAGTAGGCGCCGTTTCCGGCGGCCTGATCGCCGGAATGTCTCTGAACGACACCATTGATGCCTTCAACAATGGCCTGGGCGGAGGCGCCAAAGTGGCGTTGTCTTACGCTACCTTGGGCGCCTTTGCGGTTGCTATCGGTAAATCTGGCCTGGCCAACCTGCTGGCCGACAAAATCCTTGCCAAAGTCGGGCAAAGCGAAGGCAGCAGTACGGCTGTGAAAAGCGTGCGCTACATGATCATCGCCATTCTGGTGGCCATTGCGCTGTCGTCCCAGAACATCCTGCCAATTCACATTGCGTTTATTCCGCTGGTGGTTCCGCCCCTGCTGTATGTCATGGCCAAGCTAAAAATGGACCGCCGCATGGTGGCCTGCGCACTTACCTTCGGCCTGATTACCCCGTACATGTTCATACCCGTAGGTTTTGGCGGTATTTATCTGAACGAAATCCTGATGGCCAAAATCAGCGCCAATGGTGGCGATGTCGAAGGTCTGAGCGTCATGAAAGCCATGGCTTTACCTGCCCTGGGTATGCTCTGCGGCCTGCTGGTGGCTATTTTTATTACCTATCGCGGCGAACGCAACTACAACCTGAACGCCATAACTCGCACCGAAAAAGTCACCACCACCTACAAACCCATGACACTGGTGATGGCGTTAGCCGCCATCGTGGTCACTTTTGTGGTGCAGTTGTGGCTAGGCTCCATGATTCTGGGCGCCTTGGCAGGTTTTCTGCTGTTCAACCTGTCCGGCGTGGTGAAGTGGAAAGAAGCTGACGACCTGTTCACCGAAGGCATGAAAATGCTGGCGATGATCGGTTTTATCATGATCGCCGCCTCCGGCTTTGCCGAAGTCATGCGCGAAACCGGCGAAATTACCACCCTGGTACAAAGCTCGGTCGACATCATCGGCGCCAACAAAGCCCTCGCGGCCCTGTTGATGCTATTGGTGGGATTGATGATTACCCTCGGTATTGGTTCGTCCTTCTCCACCATTCCCATCATTGCGGCGCTGTATGTGCCGATGGCGCTGGAAATGGGTTTCAGCTCTATGGCGATCATAGCTCTGGTTGGCACTGCCGGTGCCTTGGGTGACGCGGGTTCGCCAGTTTCTGACTCGACACTCGGGCCCACCGCCGGCCTGAATGCCGACGGCCAGCACAATCACATCTGGGATTCAGTGGTGCCCACGTTCTTGCACTTCAACTTGCCGTTGCTTGGTTTTGGGTGGGTTGCCGCGATGGTTCTTTAA
- a CDS encoding MotA/TolQ/ExbB proton channel family protein, with product MDILTLVGLIAGVLVVVLAMLANASLLTFLNLPGLAIVLGGTFAVTLIKFRLSSVMGAIRLASRAAFMDRVERPDELIREVGALAMVVRKEGILGLENHPTSNVFLQKAINLCVDGHSPELVEEALHHEIQQSSERYEVAERVFRGIGESAPAIGMLGTLVGLVQMLNTLDDPSSIGPAMAIALLTTLYGAFIAQLIALPLADKLQLKAEDEMRNQLLITTSIQKILQGENPRVMTELLSSFLSPEQRVSLKREQGA from the coding sequence ATGGACATACTAACACTGGTAGGACTGATTGCCGGAGTGCTGGTAGTTGTATTGGCCATGCTGGCTAACGCCTCCCTGCTCACCTTTCTTAACCTGCCCGGGTTGGCTATTGTGCTGGGCGGTACCTTTGCGGTAACGCTGATAAAGTTCCGCCTGAGTTCGGTGATGGGCGCTATTCGTCTTGCGTCACGCGCCGCCTTTATGGACCGTGTGGAGCGCCCCGACGAGCTGATTCGCGAAGTGGGTGCGTTGGCGATGGTGGTGCGTAAAGAAGGCATTTTGGGCCTTGAAAACCACCCGACCAGCAACGTGTTTCTGCAAAAAGCCATCAATCTGTGTGTTGATGGCCACTCGCCAGAACTGGTGGAAGAAGCCTTGCACCACGAAATCCAGCAAAGTTCTGAACGTTATGAGGTTGCGGAAAGAGTGTTCCGTGGCATCGGCGAATCGGCTCCGGCCATAGGCATGCTTGGTACCCTGGTAGGTTTGGTGCAAATGCTCAATACCCTTGATGACCCTTCCTCTATTGGCCCGGCCATGGCAATTGCCTTGCTAACCACTCTTTACGGCGCTTTTATTGCCCAGCTGATCGCCTTGCCGCTGGCGGATAAATTGCAGTTAAAAGCCGAAGACGAAATGCGCAACCAACTTCTGATTACCACGTCAATTCAAAAAATTCTGCAGGGTGAAAATCCGCGGGTAATGACGGAGTTGCTATCGTCGTTCCTGAGCCCCGAGCAGCGCGTTAGTCTGAAACGCGAGCAGGGGGCCTGA
- a CDS encoding group 1 truncated hemoglobin, whose product MRLGTMKTHFAALVVLASLVLTGCQSFQREPDNSLYLQLGERAGIADVVEDLLYLIVDDTRISHQFKGINVAQFHRNLTDQLCELSGGPCQYSGREMRESHAAMGITNTQFNALAENLILAMEENDVPTAAQNRLIKKLLPMYPDIRNL is encoded by the coding sequence ATGCGCTTAGGCACAATGAAGACCCACTTCGCCGCTCTTGTTGTTCTGGCCAGCCTTGTTCTAACGGGCTGCCAAAGCTTTCAACGCGAACCCGACAACAGCCTCTATCTTCAGTTAGGCGAGCGCGCAGGCATTGCAGATGTGGTGGAAGATCTACTGTATCTCATCGTGGATGACACGCGAATTAGTCATCAGTTCAAAGGCATAAACGTTGCGCAGTTTCATCGCAACCTGACAGACCAGTTGTGTGAACTCAGCGGCGGCCCATGCCAGTATTCTGGGCGCGAGATGCGTGAATCCCACGCGGCCATGGGCATTACAAACACCCAGTTTAATGCCCTGGCAGAGAACCTTATTCTCGCTATGGAAGAAAACGATGTGCCAACAGCGGCGCAGAATCGGCTGATTAAAAAACTGCTACCGATGTACCCGGATATCCGGAACCTTTGA
- the prlC gene encoding oligopeptidase A, with translation MNNPLLTNDLLPKFEHVRTEHMGEAIDQIISENHMKINSLAQNEEPDWDTLVQPMQSLENKLSNAWSVISHLNAVMNNDDLRKVYKNCLEKLTEYSTELSQNAVLCEAYKKLAARDDFSKLSEAQQKAVKNTLRDFHLGGVDLPDDQKKRYADLTRELSELSNSFSDNVLDATQHWFKQITDKSELAGVPNSALEGAQAAAKQKDLHGYVITLDFPSFHPIMTYCDNRELRREVYEAFVTRASDMGPDAGTWDNTPVMAEILKRRHALAQLLGFNNFAERSLVTKMARDTDEVLGFLTELANKAKPVAEQEFAELKAFAKDEHGLNDLQAWDIGYYSEKLRQQRYDISPEALRPWFPVDNVVPGLFRVTEKLFDIQIEAKPEVETWHEDATAYCISRNGEPIAWFYLDLFARQGKRGGAWMADCRVRWRNLRGTLQLPVAFLTCNFTPPVNGKPSLLTHDEVTTLFHEFGHGLHHMLTQVEVMDVSGINGVAWDAVELPSQFLENWCWNPESLALIAAHHETGEPLPQDMLEKLLAAKNFQSGMGLVRQLEFSLFDFRLHAEFVDTAPTNPLDVHRQVRDEIAVIESPAFNRFPNSFSHIFAGGYAAGYYSYKWAEVLAADAFSLFEQNGIFDPQTGKSFLQNILEKGGSQEPMELFKAFRGREPEVDALLQQTGISPQVA, from the coding sequence ATGAATAATCCACTACTGACCAATGATCTGCTGCCGAAATTTGAACACGTGCGCACTGAGCATATGGGAGAAGCAATCGACCAAATTATCAGTGAAAATCACATGAAAATTAACAGCCTGGCGCAGAATGAAGAACCCGACTGGGACACTCTTGTGCAGCCCATGCAGTCGCTTGAGAATAAATTGAGCAACGCTTGGTCGGTCATCTCACACCTGAACGCGGTGATGAACAATGACGACCTGCGCAAAGTGTACAAAAACTGCCTGGAAAAGCTCACCGAATACAGCACCGAGCTGAGCCAGAATGCGGTTTTGTGCGAGGCCTACAAAAAGCTGGCCGCCCGCGATGATTTCAGCAAACTCAGCGAAGCCCAGCAAAAAGCAGTGAAAAACACTTTGCGGGACTTTCACTTGGGCGGCGTTGATCTGCCCGATGATCAGAAAAAGCGCTACGCCGATCTAACCCGCGAGCTTTCGGAGCTGTCCAACAGCTTCAGCGACAACGTTCTGGACGCCACCCAGCATTGGTTCAAGCAAATCACCGATAAAAGCGAGCTGGCCGGCGTGCCAAACAGTGCGCTGGAAGGCGCCCAAGCGGCGGCCAAGCAAAAAGATCTGCATGGTTATGTCATCACTCTGGATTTTCCCAGCTTCCACCCGATAATGACTTACTGCGACAACCGTGAACTGCGCCGTGAAGTGTATGAAGCCTTTGTTACCCGCGCTTCCGATATGGGGCCAGACGCCGGCACTTGGGACAACACCCCGGTAATGGCAGAAATACTCAAACGCCGCCACGCCCTGGCACAATTACTGGGCTTTAATAACTTTGCCGAGCGCTCTCTTGTCACAAAAATGGCCCGTGATACTGACGAGGTGTTGGGCTTTTTGACGGAGCTGGCGAACAAAGCCAAGCCGGTGGCCGAGCAGGAATTCGCCGAACTCAAGGCTTTTGCAAAAGATGAGCATGGTTTAAACGACTTACAGGCCTGGGACATAGGCTACTACAGCGAAAAATTGCGCCAGCAGCGCTACGATATTTCCCCGGAAGCCCTGCGCCCCTGGTTTCCGGTGGATAACGTGGTGCCTGGTTTGTTCCGCGTGACAGAAAAGCTGTTCGATATCCAGATTGAAGCCAAGCCAGAGGTAGAAACCTGGCACGAAGACGCCACCGCTTACTGCATCAGCCGTAACGGCGAGCCCATTGCCTGGTTCTATCTAGATCTGTTTGCCCGCCAAGGCAAGCGTGGCGGCGCCTGGATGGCGGATTGCCGGGTACGCTGGCGCAACCTGCGCGGCACCCTGCAGCTGCCGGTGGCTTTCCTGACCTGCAACTTCACCCCACCGGTGAACGGCAAGCCGTCGTTGCTGACTCACGATGAAGTCACCACCCTATTCCACGAATTCGGCCACGGCCTGCATCACATGTTGACCCAGGTGGAGGTAATGGACGTATCGGGTATTAATGGTGTGGCGTGGGACGCGGTCGAACTGCCGAGTCAGTTCCTCGAAAACTGGTGCTGGAACCCGGAATCGCTGGCGTTGATTGCTGCCCACCACGAAACCGGTGAGCCGTTGCCGCAGGATATGTTGGAAAAGCTGTTAGCCGCGAAGAACTTCCAGTCGGGCATGGGGTTGGTGCGTCAGCTTGAATTTTCGCTGTTTGATTTCCGTCTGCACGCCGAGTTCGTCGACACCGCGCCAACGAATCCGCTGGATGTGCACCGTCAGGTGCGCGATGAAATAGCGGTTATTGAGTCGCCGGCGTTCAATCGCTTCCCCAATTCGTTTTCCCACATCTTCGCCGGCGGCTACGCAGCGGGTTATTACAGCTACAAATGGGCCGAAGTGCTGGCCGCGGACGCGTTTTCGTTGTTCGAGCAAAACGGCATTTTTGATCCGCAAACCGGCAAGTCGTTCTTGCAAAATATTCTGGAGAAAGGTGGTTCACAAGAACCCATGGAGTTGTTCAAGGCCTTCCGCGGCCGCGAACCCGAGGTAGACGCACTGTTGCAGCAAACCGGCATCAGCCCGCAAGTCGCCTGA
- the aroE gene encoding shikimate dehydrogenase gives MKNDLYAVIGHPISHSKSPRIHSLFASQTGEALEYTAIQAPLDGFENTVIEFFARGGKGLNVTVPFKEAAWQMAGRHSARALTAGAANTLYQDNGVLVADNTDGAGLVQDLLYNHQIALKGARVLILGAGGAVRGVLAPLLLEQPHTLVIANRTPAKAQNLVTLFADAAGITLLDCKAFDSIAGDFDVIINGTSASLQGDLPPLSVELIGAGTVIYDMMYAATNTTFNQWALDNGAKRVYDGLGMLVEQAAEAFEVWRGVRPQTAPVIASLRTPTSG, from the coding sequence ATGAAGAATGATCTGTATGCGGTGATTGGCCACCCCATTAGCCATAGTAAGTCGCCGCGGATTCACAGCCTGTTTGCCAGCCAGACTGGCGAAGCGCTTGAGTACACGGCGATTCAGGCGCCGCTAGATGGTTTTGAAAACACCGTAATCGAGTTCTTTGCACGGGGCGGCAAAGGCCTGAACGTGACTGTACCGTTTAAGGAAGCGGCCTGGCAGATGGCTGGCCGACACAGCGCCCGCGCGCTCACGGCCGGCGCGGCCAACACTCTATACCAGGACAACGGTGTGTTGGTGGCCGACAACACCGACGGCGCAGGCTTGGTACAAGACTTGCTGTACAATCACCAAATAGCATTAAAGGGCGCCCGTGTTTTGATATTGGGTGCTGGTGGCGCGGTACGCGGTGTTCTAGCGCCGCTGTTACTTGAACAGCCGCACACGCTGGTGATTGCTAACCGTACGCCGGCCAAAGCGCAGAACTTGGTCACGCTGTTTGCTGATGCTGCCGGTATTACCCTGTTGGATTGCAAAGCGTTCGACAGTATTGCCGGCGATTTTGATGTCATCATCAACGGCACCAGCGCTAGCCTGCAGGGCGATTTACCGCCGTTGTCTGTAGAGCTGATCGGCGCTGGTACGGTGATTTACGACATGATGTATGCGGCCACAAATACCACGTTTAACCAGTGGGCTCTGGATAACGGAGCAAAGCGCGTGTATGACGGCCTGGGCATGCTGGTAGAGCAAGCGGCCGAGGCATTTGAAGTATGGCGCGGGGTGCGGCCGCAAACTGCTCCGGTTATTGCCAGCCTGCGCACCCCTACCTCAGGCTAA
- a CDS encoding DUF1653 domain-containing protein — protein sequence MTEKKIDILPGRYRHYKGKDYEVIGIARHSETEEKLVVYRCLYGDYCLWVRPLSMFRETVNVAGEQLPRFARIDQP from the coding sequence ATGACTGAAAAAAAAATAGATATCCTTCCGGGCCGCTATCGGCACTACAAGGGCAAAGATTACGAAGTGATCGGCATTGCCCGTCACAGCGAGACCGAGGAAAAACTGGTGGTCTACCGCTGCCTCTACGGCGATTACTGCCTTTGGGTTCGCCCACTCAGCATGTTCCGCGAAACCGTAAACGTTGCAGGGGAGCAGCTTCCGCGTTTTGCTCGTATCGACCAGCCCTAA
- a CDS encoding gamma carbonic anhydrase family protein, whose amino-acid sequence MVNVRSHKGSTPQFGERTWVDPSALVIGDVITSEDCSIWPMTVVRGDMHKIRIGARCSVQDGSVLHITHASDFNPGGWPLIIGDDVTIGHKALLHGCTVGSRVLVGMGCIIMDGAVVEDEVIIGAGCLVPPGKRLESGYLYVGSPCKQARALTDKERSFFAYTASNYVKLKNEYLAEVGDYPY is encoded by the coding sequence ATGGTGAATGTACGTTCTCACAAGGGTAGCACGCCACAATTTGGCGAACGCACCTGGGTAGACCCCAGCGCACTCGTGATTGGCGATGTGATTACCAGCGAAGATTGTTCGATTTGGCCGATGACGGTTGTGCGTGGCGACATGCACAAAATCCGCATTGGCGCGCGCTGCAGTGTTCAAGACGGCTCTGTGCTGCACATCACTCACGCCAGTGATTTCAACCCCGGCGGTTGGCCGCTGATTATTGGTGACGACGTTACCATCGGCCACAAGGCACTGCTGCATGGCTGTACCGTGGGCAGCCGAGTGCTGGTGGGCATGGGCTGTATCATCATGGACGGTGCGGTGGTGGAAGACGAGGTGATTATCGGAGCGGGCTGCCTGGTACCCCCAGGCAAGCGTTTGGAATCCGGTTATCTTTATGTAGGTTCGCCGTGTAAGCAGGCAAGGGCGTTAACCGATAAAGAACGCAGCTTTTTTGCGTACACCGCCAGCAATTATGTAAAGCTCAAAAACGAGTATCTGGCTGAAGTTGGGGATTACCCGTACTGA
- a CDS encoding flagellar motor protein MotB, with protein sequence MARPALATLSKRKKAGAAGAPAWIVTFADLATLLLTFFILLLSFAEMDIEKYKAMAGSLSVAFGSGNLIADGGGSLPIKISNENSSLDSDKQLQAEPELIDERVTNDRVTPVSDGVITLASSLIQELENEVASGALSINYDQRQVTIRFSDDATFLSGDATIKKDMLPIIERVVDVLKNCRGDVVVAGYTDDRPIASSRYRSNWDLSAARAVSVVHELVLNRDVPADRVMAAGRAETNPLVPNNSPENRAVNRRVEIAVRDPVCNADILTEQLPAEIVP encoded by the coding sequence TTGGCCCGCCCGGCTCTTGCAACCCTATCCAAGCGTAAAAAAGCAGGCGCCGCCGGTGCGCCCGCGTGGATTGTGACTTTTGCCGACCTTGCCACTTTGCTGCTGACGTTTTTCATATTGTTATTGTCGTTCGCCGAAATGGATATTGAAAAATACAAAGCGATGGCCGGCTCGTTGTCGGTTGCGTTCGGTTCAGGCAACCTGATCGCGGACGGTGGTGGCAGCTTACCGATCAAAATTTCTAACGAGAACAGCAGCTTGGATTCAGACAAACAGTTGCAGGCTGAGCCTGAATTGATCGACGAGCGCGTGACCAACGACCGCGTTACTCCGGTGTCTGACGGCGTCATTACTTTGGCTAGCAGTTTGATTCAGGAACTGGAAAACGAAGTGGCTAGCGGCGCCTTGAGCATCAACTACGACCAGCGCCAGGTGACTATACGTTTCTCTGACGACGCCACATTCCTGTCGGGCGACGCCACCATCAAGAAGGATATGTTGCCCATTATCGAGCGGGTAGTGGACGTGTTGAAAAATTGCCGTGGCGATGTGGTGGTGGCCGGCTATACAGACGACAGGCCCATCGCCAGCAGCCGTTACCGTTCCAACTGGGATCTTTCAGCGGCGCGGGCGGTGTCGGTGGTACACGAGTTGGTTCTGAACCGTGATGTGCCGGCCGATCGGGTGATGGCCGCCGGCCGTGCTGAAACCAACCCGCTGGTGCCCAACAACAGCCCGGAAAACCGTGCCGTGAACCGGCGAGTGGAAATTGCTGTCCGCGATCCGGTGTGCAACGCCGACATCCTCACGGAACAACTTCCAGCAGAAATTGTTCCGTGA
- the hemF gene encoding oxygen-dependent coproporphyrinogen oxidase: MPQQPDPQAVKHYLLQLQDTICQRLAAADAGGEFIHDAWDRTEGGGGISRVIGNGKVFEKGGVNFSHVMGNTMPPSATAHRPHLAGAPWQAMGVSLVMHPHNPHVPTSHANVRFFIATPENAEPVYWFGGGYDLTPYYGVNEDCEHWHRTAANACAPFGDDVYPRYKHWCDEYFFLKHRNEPRGVGGLFFDDYNTGDFARDFEFMRAIGDSYIDAYEPIVQARKNQPYSDAQRQFQLYRRGRYVEFNLVYDRGTLFGLQSGGRTESILMSLPPLVRWDYNQTPVPGSEEARLLEHFLTGRDWLTAS; the protein is encoded by the coding sequence ATGCCACAGCAACCAGACCCGCAGGCGGTTAAACACTATTTGTTACAGCTGCAAGACACCATTTGCCAGCGCTTGGCTGCGGCCGACGCTGGCGGTGAATTTATTCATGACGCCTGGGATCGCACGGAAGGCGGCGGCGGTATCAGCCGGGTGATCGGCAATGGCAAGGTGTTTGAAAAAGGCGGTGTGAACTTTTCCCACGTGATGGGCAATACCATGCCGCCTTCGGCGACGGCCCACCGCCCTCACCTGGCAGGCGCGCCTTGGCAGGCGATGGGTGTGTCGTTGGTGATGCACCCCCACAACCCCCACGTGCCGACCTCCCACGCCAACGTGCGATTTTTTATCGCTACGCCGGAAAACGCCGAACCGGTGTACTGGTTTGGCGGCGGCTATGATTTAACCCCCTATTACGGCGTTAACGAAGACTGCGAGCACTGGCACCGCACCGCTGCGAACGCCTGTGCGCCCTTTGGCGATGACGTGTACCCGCGTTACAAGCATTGGTGCGACGAGTACTTTTTTCTGAAACACCGCAACGAGCCCCGCGGCGTAGGCGGGCTGTTTTTTGACGATTACAATACCGGTGACTTCGCCCGCGATTTCGAATTTATGCGCGCCATCGGCGACAGTTACATTGACGCTTACGAACCCATTGTTCAGGCCCGCAAAAATCAGCCCTACAGCGACGCTCAGCGTCAGTTTCAGCTTTATCGGCGTGGCCGCTATGTAGAGTTCAACCTGGTGTACGACCGCGGCACCCTGTTCGGGCTGCAGTCCGGCGGCCGCACCGAATCCATTCTGATGTCGCTGCCGCCTCTGGTACGCTGGGATTATAATCAGACGCCAGTACCCGGCAGTGAAGAAGCGCGCCTGCTGGAGCACTTTCTGACCGGCCGTGACTGGCTCACAGCTTCTTGA